CAGGTGGCGAGTTCGTTCGATGCGATCGGCACGGTGCAATTCGACGAACGGCTGACGCAGGCCGTGCAGACCCGTGTGAATGGCTACGTCGAGCGCCTGCGGGTTCGCGCCCCCATGGAGTACGTCCGCAAGGGGCAGCCGCTCGCGACCATCTATGCGCCCGACTGGTTGGGGCCGCAGAACGAGTATCTGGCCCTGAAGCGCGCCGGTGTTTCGGAGGACATCCTGGCCGCCGCACGCGAGCGGATGCGCGCCATGTCGATTCCAGATGAACTGCTGCGCCAGAGCGAGCAGTCGGGGGTGGCACAAGCTCGTTTCACTGTGACAGCACCGCTGAGCGGGGTGGTCGCGGAGCTCGGCGTCCGCGACGGCGTCGCAGTGAACCCTGGCATGACGCTTTTCCGCATTGCAGGCCTCGAAAGGGTCTGGGCAGTGGCGGAAGTTCCGGAGGCGCAAGCAGTGCGCCTCGTGCGAGGGCAGAAGGTCAAAGCGGCACTGCAAGCAGATGCGTCCCAGACCTTCGACGGCGAGCTGAAGGAAATCCTGCCGCAAGTCAGTTCAAACACGCGCACCGTGCAGGCTCGGTTCGAAGTGGCGAACAAGGGGGGGCGGCTCACGCCGGGCATGCTGCTGCGGCTGCAGGTCGCGGGCCCGGTGAGCTCGCGCCTGGTCGTGCCCGCGGAGGCGGTCATCCGAACAGGATCCCGCGCCGTGGCAATCGTGCGGAAGGAGAGCGGCACCTTCGAGCCGCGCGAAGTTGCCCTTGGCGCTGACCTGGGGGACCAACTGGAGATCGCCCAGGGTCTGAACGAGGGTGAGCAGGTGGTGGCCAGCGGCCAGTTTCTGGTGGACTCGGAGGCCCGGCTGAAGTCCGTCCTGGGCGGCATGGCTGCGGCAGGGCAGGCTGCGCCCGCGGCAAGCGCGCCGGCTTCACAGATGAAGGCACCTGCGGCAAGGGGCACGTTCACCGCACAAGGCAAGGTCGAGAGCGTGGAGCCTGACAGCATCACCATCTCGCATGAGCCGGTTCCGGAGCTCAAGTGGCCCTCCATGACGATGGGCTTCAGCAAGCCGAACCCGCAGGCCTTTCCTGGCGTCAAGCCCGGTGACTCCATCCGCTTCGAGTTCAAGAAAGGCGGGCCGATGGGATGGGAGCTCGTAACGGTACAGCCGGCGGGAGCGGGCAAGTGACGGCCGCCGTCATCAAGTGGTCCATCCGCAACCGGTTTCTGGTGCTGATTGCAACGGCATTCATTGTCCTTGCCGGCATCTGGTCGGCGCAGCGGATGTCGCTGGACGCCTTGCCCGACCTCTCGGACACCCAGGTGATCGTGCGGACGCCCTACCCGGGAAAGGCGCCCCAAGTCGTCGAGGATCTGGTCACCTACCCATTGACGACCACGATGCTGAGCGTCCCTGGAGCGAAGGTCGTGCGTGGCTACTCGTTTTTCGGTGACTCGTTCGTCTACGTCCTCTTCGACGACAAGACCGACCCGTACTGGGCTCGCTCTCGCGTCGTGGAATACCTGAACCAGGTGCAAAGCCGGCTGCCTTCGGGCGCGACTGCGTCGCTCGGACCGGATGCCACCGGTGTGGGCTGGGTGTACGAGTACGCCTTGGTCGACCGCACCGGCAAGAACGACATCTCTCAATTGCGAGCCCTGAATGACTGGTTCCTGAAGTTCGAACTCAAGATGGTCCAGGACGTGGCCGAGGTGGCGAGCATCGGCGGCATGGTTCGCCAGTACCAGGTGGTCATGGATCCGGACCGCATGCGAGCGCTGGGGGTGACGCAAGCCATGGTGACCGAGGCGCTGCAAAAGGCGAACCAGGCCGCCGGAGGGTCCGTCGTGGAGCTGGCAGAAGCCGAGTACATGGTGCGCTCGCGCGGCTTCCTGCGCTCGCTGGACGATTTCCGTTCCATTCCCATCAAGGTGGCAGGAACGACGCCCGTGCTACTGCGGGACGTGGCCTTCGTTCAGATCGGGCCGGAGATGCGGCGCGGGATCGCCGAGTTGGACGGCGAAGGCGAGGTCACGGGTGGGGTCGTGGTCATGCGCTCCGGCAAGAATGCCCGGACCACCATTGAAGCGGTCAAGTCCAGGCTGGAGGCCCTCAAGTCCAGCCTGCCGGCCGGCGTGGAGGTGGTCACGACCTACGACCGTTCGCTCCTGATTGACCGGGCGGTGGACAACCTGACGCGAAAGCTGATCGAGGAGTTTGCAGTGGTGGCGCTCGTGTGCGCCGTTTTCCTTTTTCATCTTCGCTCGGCATTCGTCGCGGTCGTCACGCTGCCCGTCGGCGTCCTGGCGGCGTTCGTCGTGATGCAGTGGCAAGGTGTCAGCGCCAATATCCTGTCTCTCGGCGGGATGGCCATCGCCCTCGGGGCGATGGTGGATGCCTCCATCGTGCTGATGGAGAACGCGCACAAACACCTGGAGGCCTTCGAGCATCAACATGGAAGGGAGCCCACGCTCGCTGAACGCTGGCAGCTGATGACGGACGC
Above is a window of Ramlibacter tataouinensis DNA encoding:
- a CDS encoding efflux RND transporter periplasmic adaptor subunit; amino-acid sequence: MKRTHVAAAVLVAVGLAAGGFMAGQHFGAPTERVARATEQQGERKVLYWHDPMVPGPRFDKPGKSPFMDMPLVPVYADEQNETGVKVSPGVQQNLGIRTATVTRAQVASSFDAIGTVQFDERLTQAVQTRVNGYVERLRVRAPMEYVRKGQPLATIYAPDWLGPQNEYLALKRAGVSEDILAAARERMRAMSIPDELLRQSEQSGVAQARFTVTAPLSGVVAELGVRDGVAVNPGMTLFRIAGLERVWAVAEVPEAQAVRLVRGQKVKAALQADASQTFDGELKEILPQVSSNTRTVQARFEVANKGGRLTPGMLLRLQVAGPVSSRLVVPAEAVIRTGSRAVAIVRKESGTFEPREVALGADLGDQLEIAQGLNEGEQVVASGQFLVDSEARLKSVLGGMAAAGQAAPAASAPASQMKAPAARGTFTAQGKVESVEPDSITISHEPVPELKWPSMTMGFSKPNPQAFPGVKPGDSIRFEFKKGGPMGWELVTVQPAGAGK